A stretch of DNA from Sebastes umbrosus isolate fSebUmb1 chromosome 14, fSebUmb1.pri, whole genome shotgun sequence:
CCTATTCAAGAACATGGAGCCTTCCTATGTTACATTATTCACTAGACCTGAAGCTACCCAGAATTTAGACATCGTTTGCTTTTTAGATAGTTTTAAAACCAAGACCGACATGAAGCGTCACCATGAATTACTTGTTGACCCTCCTTCACAGTAAGCAGAGGCTCTTCTGTAAGCTAATTAAATCTCGCTTTTTTCCCAATATGAGGTTTACATTTTCATCAGTCTAATTCAGTGGTTTTCACTTGTGTGCAAGAACAAACGCAGAACTCTTGACAGAAGCGACAAATCTCAGTCTgggtctttttttctttcaccgaCAAGCCAGCAGTCATGTATGAATATAAAAGCCAACCTATAACGCAAAAATGAAATCTGTGACCAAAATGTAACAGAAGTTAAAAACTGGCATGCTTTATACAACTAAAGAAAAACCCACTTTCCAGGTCATAAAAGGTGAAGGGGGAGTGAACAagtcaacagaaaaaaaggaggaaaaagagaaggaaataTTGACATCTCACAAGTCAGCTACAGCGGGTATTACAGGTACAGTTGAGGGCTTTACGCCCCAGCCAACTCACTGACAACTTACTGTATCACTACTATGGCAGGGCGTCACTGGAGATATTTAATTGGTTTGATAGCTAGACATCTCAAGATTGTATAATTTACATTCTACCTTCCTATGCTAAATGAAAGCATATTCCAACAACAGTTTTTATTAGGCTCCAAACAAGCTTAAGATATAACTCCAATAATCATTTGTTAAGACCctataaatgaatacagtaccaGTTCATATTAATTGACAAACTGCTAAATATACCCACATTTCTGACTCATGCGATATCAGTGTCTCCTACTCCTCTCCGTTACAGAAGGATGGAAGGCAACAACCATTTCAAGAACGAAACAAGCCCAGAGTTGCGTCATCCTGTACCAAGTAAAATCAAAGCCATCCATGTCTTATTAATGCACACGCCCCTTTATACAAAAAGCAGAGCGTCCCAACACCCAAGCCGACACTCTAACCAAATAATCCAGTGCCTTGTGTGCACTGGCTGGCTGGCATGCTCGGTGGGTCTGTTGAGAAACGCTACCTTTGTAAACATCTGTGATTTATGCTTTCTTTACAGCACCGATTATCTCCCGATAAAAGTTAAAACATTTGTCAGACAGGGAAGGACTTGAGTCTTTGAATACAAGTAGAGCCCACAGCAGAAGCGTTCCGCAATCTGATCAAACACTTTTGAAGAGTTGTTGGAACCAGAGGTATGCGCGAGGGCTCCCTTTCTAGTCATACCAAGTGTTTATCTAAGCAGCAACCTGCAAGTAATGTGTGGACTGACCACAAAATGGGCCTGTTAAGGGCTGGACGAGGCTACAACTGGGATACAATGGAAGAGCCGATTTGTTTGCATGAGTTAGAGGTGAAAGCTAAGTGCAAAAATCCTTATTGCAACTCATCAGAATAATCACAAGATCACATAAAACAGCAGCTGCTTTCGTAATAAGACTAGGGTAAAAGGGGGGGAGAGGGCGTCGCAGTCAGCAAACGGGCTGTTTGACAAGCTGtatacacaaagaaaaaaaaaaattcctttCCATTatcctcaacaacaacaaaaaaaacaaggtggAGAAAAGAACGCAAAATTAACTTGGCTATCACTGCTGCAAACAGTGGCAAACAAACCTATAATTTTAACACTGGTGGTTGaagaactaaaaacaaaaagggcGACAGGCTGAAACTAAATCAAGCCACTGTTGAAGCAGAGAATAAAGTTACATGCCATCGACCGAGTAGCCAGAGAATTGTAACTGGCTACGAGCGGCAGATGTTGCAGGATGATGCCACAGATGTACTCCTACTGGGCGATTTAGCTCCGCCACTGACAGGCAACGTCAACTGAGAGCTACAATGATGAAGTAACAGAAAGAACAGGTGGGGGGTTGTTTGACGCAAAGGTTGCGTCTCTGACAAGAGTTGGGTTCCGACATTTGCCGAGCAACTCGGTTCACTGAGTGAGACGATTTGATCATGGCCCTCACTTCCTTATTAAGGTGGTGGGTGAGGATGAGTGAGGTTACGGGAGGGAAGGGCACAAATGTGTCAAGGATCAAGTGGCTTTTACTTGTCAAGCAGCACAGTGCATGTTCACCCCTTTGAGAACTGTCTGCATCCCAGAATGAGTTGGTGTCTTCCTTCGTTGTCCCCTTTCCAGGGCGGCGGCGTCTGAGGAGTGTGTGATGTCGTCCAGACCTccgagtcacacacacacacactttaagtgTTCTGATTGCAGATCAGTGATTTGTAGTAATAGTGTGAGGAAAGGAGACAAGGAATAGAACTCATTCAACATCTGAATAGAACGAACCTTCAGTCcctgttttcattttcagcCCGGGTTCTTCTGCACAGCCAGGCATCCGAATGTCCGTCTGTCCATCTGTGCATCTGTCCCATATAagcccatccatccatccccccTCTCCTAGCCTTGGCCTTGAAGGCTTTTCCCCCCTcacccccctcacacacacatataggcaGGCAAGCAGATCAGATCATCCTGTTGCGTTTGTGTGTAGGGGAGTCTGTGATGACGTCACTACACTGGGTGGAGTTTCGTTTCCTGGTTCCTCCCCCTCCAGCAGAGGCGGAGCCTGTGGAGTCCAGATGCAGTGCCATCTCTTCCGAGATGAAAGTGTTCAGGTCGACGTCTTGGAGCCCGTTGCGCCTGCTGCGGCACACCGGCCCCGAGCCGGAAGAACCACCTACACCAGCACCACCTCCGTTACTGCTGCTCCCACTCACATGTGTGGGAGACCCTGGAGCGCCAGAGCGCACACTGATACTCGCCATGGCTCCACTCAAACCtgtggaaggaggaggagacgggatagagaggagagagaagcaaCAGACAAAAGGCATCAGTTGGAGGCTACTGGATGAAAAGCTTGATCACGAGTTTTAAAGAAATTATCTCAACAGGAAGTTTAATAGCAGCTGCAACCATCCGTCTCCATTATTTACTGACTTTGCTATGAGGCAAGCTACCCGTTATGATTTTAATGGAAATGGCATCCTGTCATGTTATTGAATGAACCATACACGTACATCAATGGGGTCTTTGTATGACTCCAAATGACAACTGTCTGAAAGTGGCATCGAAACACAGGGGCAGAAAGATGGTATGTGCATCTGcaatgcaaaaaatgttttgcattgGCAATGCTTTACCATGTCACCGAGCGAAACTTGTAAGTAGTCAACTCGCACCTCATGTAAAGATGTAAAGGTCATGTCACTTTCTTCTCTCTGAGATATAACCGTTAGGGGCAAGGACACCACAAGTAAACAGCTCTTTGACATGACTTCATCATTTGTCAAAGTCACTCAGTCAGGCTGTTATTTCAGTGTCTGTTTCTGATTCCATTTTGGATTTCAGAGGAGAACAGGAGTCAGGTTCAAGTTTCTTCAGAATGACATTGTTAGGATGTACAAAACAATGTTTGGAGCGGCaatctcacaaacacacaggtcaTCACTTAGTGCCCAAACTTAGGCTGAACAAAACTACTCCAACagcaattacaaaaaaacatgcagggCTGTATTAAGATTTCTGTCGGCAACTGTATTTCTAACTTTACGAGAGATGATAATGCGGTAAACCAATCATGAAACCAAACTAAGAATGAAAATGTTGTCTAAATGGTTAAGTATAGGATCTACTGCACTCATGATGaagctttctcatttttatttcaacagATAAAAGCCTTTCACACAGGTCTTCACCACTgcagtgatgtgatgtgatacACAACAACTGGTTTTGTGCTACATATTTGTTAGAAATACAAAGGTCATGTGTGTTACCACACTGAACAACCTGTGAATCTGATTGTCTAAAAGAGTCAAGGGTGCAGTTGACAGAAGTGTGAAATGCAATTTGCCGAAAATGATTTTGTCACCAAGGTACCAACCGAATTATGTCGGCCCCACCACCCGTTAAAAAAACGGTACCACATTTCGGTGCATTACGGTATTTGTCCATCAACCAATCTCTACTAGTGTTTAATTATCCAGAGTGACTTAACTGACAAATCACTGCAAAGCTCTTTGGCCCAATATTTTGGTACACGCCGTCTATTTGCAATTTCTTTAGAAGAGAAGACCTACATTCACCTGCAGGCAACATCAGAAACGATTCAACATGTGATCCAAAGTATAGCATTTCCCCTTTATTATTGACACACTGCTAAAATTTCACACAACCATTAATATCCTCTGCTCTCTTGTTTCACAGAGTGCGGTGGAGCCTCTCCAGACACACACGGTGGGGAGAAGATAACGTTGTCGGTACCGGTTACAAACCGGCTCGGTAGTGAACGACGTGCTGAcggattcagtgtttttgtggttttagctgagcTAGACCAGAGAATATTCGGTTAAAACAGATCGGTGATGCTGTTTTGCCCCCATTGTTCTCTGTGAAGTTTGCTGCAAGTGATGTAATGCTGCTCCGGTGTGTTTTATGGTGGTTGGTAGGTGGTAGAATGTTATTTTCTTATAATGTTGCCAATATGTTGGTTTTGCAATTAACTAATACATCGTAACTCACAATGACAGACTGACATTTCAATAAAACTGAATGTTTACCcaataatttattttacatataGTTGAGAAATGAGCTGTAGTCATTAATAGAAACAGTTTGTTTACTAATTAGGCAATGAGGTGCATATTCACCCCAAGTACCGAAAAATGTATCGTTGTGGTATCGGTATAAAATTCAAGGTATTGGTATTGAAAATTTTCAAACGATGCCCAGACCTAGTCCCAGCACACAAAAACAGCGGTGGTGAAATGCTAAACGGTATCTGATAACTGAGAAAGGAGACACACTGAAACCTCCTGACACAGAACGAACTTGTGTTTCTGTAACCTAAACCACCAAATGCCTAACATCATCCACCCTCAGCTACCCTTTAAAACGTGGGGACCGTCAGATAAAGTTCTGAATATTCATTTGCACTGGCAGCACACCAGAAATacaaacatactgtaatgtAACTGAATTACAAACAGACAGTTGCATCTGCATATTTGGAGGGGTCATTAACAAACTACTTGGCTTTTGATTTAGTGAGATGTTACCTCTCACAAACACGCAGACgtgcgcacacatacacatacaggaGAGGCCAAGAAGGTGAGGCCCTCTTTCACCACTCGCCAATACTTACAGACCCGTGCACAACATACCCTTATCTCTGAGCCACATGTGGCAGTGTAGGATGACTGAAGGATAAGCGtgctttctcacacacacatacacactctctctcacaaactAACTTTCTGTACTTCAGTGTTTAGACTTCTACACAATAATTTGTTCTACTTCAGGTGACAATATGTACCGTATATTAGTAAATGAGCCAGTtgatatataaaaagaaatgttcaaATTAAATACCTTATCTCACAACTACTCCATAGTACATTGCCAAACGTTAAATCTATTAAATGTGTGGAATCAGTAGGTCCCACCCACATTTTGAAGCATCTTAAGTGTGAGCATGTACACGCACAAAAACAGATATGCAACATTAGTAGTCCTCTATACTACTTAAAGACCAGCAGTACTACTGTTTTTCTATCAAACAATGTAGCTGCCTCCTGGGTTGTAAAACACATACCCGATAAGGTGGCTAGAATGACCACTAGTGTGTAAAGGCGTAAGCCAGGCTTGCACTTAACTCACCATGCAGTGCTATGGCCTCCCTGAAGGGCTGGAGGTCTGCTTCCACAGATGAGCCGGTCTCAGCTGGTGAATTAGCCCGGCTGGGAGCCACCATGGCCAGCCGGGGGTTGGCCCTGCTACTCCTGTGTGGTGGTGCTTTGCCGCACAGAAAGCTGATAAGATCCTCTCTACGGATGGTTCTCCGGCGCTTTTTCACCCAGGCCAACATGTCCTGCAATCCAATACAAGAGTGAGCCGTCCATCAGTTAGACATGGTTTAATTTAATTAACAAACGCTAATGCGTTTGCTGTGTACACCTAATGTAGTATGTAAGCACCCGTTTCCTAAATGTCAAACAAATATGACAGGGAGGTGTAACATCACAGTTTGCCCAGATACAAGAGAATGCAGGTGCCTAACAAAAAGGTAACAGAGGAACAAGACCCACCTTATTACGGCGTTGGTGGCCTATCTGGATGCCCCGATCAAAGCTTCTCTGATGGGCGTCCACACTCTCTGCAATGGTGAAAGAcatcataaaaaataatcatcgTTCAATATCATGTATTCCAAAACCAAGCATAGATACATGATACCTTAAACAGGGACAATGTTTTGGTCCAAGACCAGAAACCATTAGGAAATCTTAGTATCATGGGTAGTAATGTATATACCTTTAGTTCTGTATGTTGTtgtgaacacataaaaaaaacacgacTAGCACATTTTAAATCAACAGTAAATTACATCCAGAGGGTGTCAACTACTTACCACTCGCTAGCTGCTACTCTAACCAGTTTTTGGGAAGTAGGCTGCCAAATTAGGAGTCAAGTCCAGTACAATCTCATTCTTACTGCAACAAACCAGCTCTGTTTCACTGGTGAATTCCTGACATTGTTATAGACAGTTTTAAATgcagtctgtttttctttttaaccctACAGTGAACATGTCTTTCACCGACACACAAAAACCTACTAGCCCTGTGACAGACCGATCAATATGGAGCTGATAACAGCGGTCTTGTTTACCACTTGTTGGATGAGCCTATCAATACAAACATGTCTACATTTACAAGAACAACGATAGCCAGCAACAGTCCATATTGATGAAAAGAAGCACAAAACAACATAGTCAGTGTAGTAGTTCGCAGATCAATAAATCCTACTCAAAAAAGCACAAGGATGGAGAGAAGAGGGTTGTGGTTAGATACCTTTGTAGAGGTTGGTAA
This window harbors:
- the c14h16orf72 gene encoding UPF0472 protein C16orf72 homolog yields the protein MEEKKKEDGDSEIQEHGPEHWFSKWERQCLAEAEQREPSEEEADNDQEKLWHLFQNSATAVAQLYKDRVCHQQGLSLWVPFQNSATAVTNLYKESVDAHQRSFDRGIQIGHQRRNKDMLAWVKKRRRTIRREDLISFLCGKAPPHRSSRANPRLAMVAPSRANSPAETGSSVEADLQPFREAIALHGLSGAMASISVRSGAPGSPTHVSGSSSNGGGAGVGGSSGSGPVCRSRRNGLQDVDLNTFISEEMALHLDSTGSASAGGGGTRKRNSTQCSDVITDSPTHKRNRMI